A stretch of the Marivirga tractuosa DSM 4126 genome encodes the following:
- a CDS encoding 3'-5' exonuclease, producing MFLNLKNPLVIFDLETTGTNVVNDRIVEYSFVKVMPDGDVIKNTEKVNPERPIPLESSLIHGIYDKDVKDKPTFKAMAKELSSFLHGCDLAGFNILKFDVPVLVEEFLRADVDFDISKRKLLDAQKIFHMMEKRTLTAAYKFYCGKELVDAHSAEADTLATLEVLDAQIKRYEGESLMDLKGKVLGTIENNVETLHQITNDNMVDLAGRFVFNDDGIEVFNFGKHKGQAVEDVLKKESGYYDWMMKGDFPMDTKRKLTEIKLRGFQR from the coding sequence ATGTTTTTAAATCTCAAAAATCCATTGGTCATATTTGACCTGGAAACAACCGGAACCAATGTAGTCAACGACAGAATAGTAGAGTATTCTTTCGTGAAAGTGATGCCTGATGGTGATGTCATCAAAAATACCGAAAAAGTAAATCCTGAGAGACCTATTCCATTAGAGAGCAGTTTGATCCATGGTATTTACGATAAAGATGTGAAAGACAAACCTACTTTTAAAGCAATGGCTAAGGAGTTGTCATCTTTTTTACATGGATGTGACCTTGCAGGCTTCAATATTTTAAAATTTGATGTCCCTGTTTTGGTAGAAGAATTCTTAAGGGCGGATGTTGATTTTGATATTTCAAAGCGCAAGTTATTAGATGCTCAAAAGATTTTCCATATGATGGAAAAAAGAACCTTAACCGCTGCATATAAATTCTATTGTGGAAAAGAATTGGTGGATGCTCACTCTGCTGAAGCGGATACATTGGCAACACTTGAGGTGTTGGATGCACAGATCAAAAGGTACGAAGGTGAAAGTTTAATGGATTTAAAGGGTAAGGTACTAGGTACAATTGAAAATAATGTTGAAACCTTACATCAAATCACAAATGACAACATGGTAGATTTAGCAGGGCGATTTGTCTTTAATGATGACGGAATAGAGGTGTTTAATTTTGGTAAACACAAGGGGCAGGCAGTGGAAGATGTCTTGAAAAAAGAATCAGGCTACTACGACTGGATGATGAAAGGCGATTTCCCTATGGATACGAAAAGAAAGCTTACAGAGATAAAACTAAGAGGATTTCAAAGGTAG